The Maniola jurtina chromosome 1, ilManJurt1.1, whole genome shotgun sequence genome has a window encoding:
- the LOC123867484 gene encoding neural-cadherin-like isoform X3, producing the protein MVDPLKIFWVLTNSTYLVTKFIRIGIADKNDNPPYFDKELYEAEVDENEDIQHTVLTVTAKDHDESSRIRYEITSGNIGGAFAVKNMTGAIYVAGALDYETRKRYELKLAASDNLKENYTTVVIHVKDVNDNPPVFERPTYRTQITEEDDRNLPKRVLQVTATDGDKDRQQNIVYFLTGQGIDPDNPSNSKFDINRTTGEIFVLKPLDRDQPNGRPQWRFTVFAQDEGGEGLVGYADVQVNLKDINDNSPIFPQGVYFGNVTENGTAGMVVMTMTAIDYDDPAESNNAKLWYSIEKNVIEEETGSPIFEIEPETGVIKTAVCCLDRERTPDYSIQIVASDGGGLKGTGTASIRVKDINDMPPQFTKDEWFTEVDETDGTNLPEMPILTVTVHDEDETNKFQYKVIENSGYGADKFTMVRNNDGTGSLKIVQPLDYEDQLQSNGFRFRIQVNDKGEDNDNDKYHVAYSWVVVKLRDINDNKPQFERANIEVSVYENAEVGKSLETFKATDPDQGGKSKVSYAIDRSSDRKRQFSINQEGTVSIQRSLDREDTPRHQVKILAIDDGVPPRTATATLTVIVQDINDNAPTFLKDYRPVLTEHITPKKVAEILATDDDDRSKSNGPPFQFRLDPGADDIIRASFKVEQDQKGANGDGMAIVSSLRSFDREQQKEYLIPIIIKDHGNPAMTGTSTLTVVIGDVNDNKMQPGSKEILMYSYQGQSPDTEIGRVYVYDLDDWDLPDKKFFWETTEHPNFTLNEETGMIQMKQKTREGRYHLKFKVYDRKHTQTDVPANVTVYVKEISHEAIISSGSIRISGISDEDFIRVWNYKTLSVSRSKLDIFKDKLADLLNTERENIDIFSVQLRKKHPPVTDIRFSAHGAHYYKPIRLNGIVLMHREEIERAVGINITMVGIDECIYENQMCEGSCTNELDISNVPYMVNANKTALVGVRVDVVPQCTCGARNFTQPETCRTSPCYNGGRCIEGKYGLTCSCPPGYTGPRCQQTSRSFKGTGWAWYPSLEMCDSSHLSFEFITRKSEGVLLYNGPIVPPEPEEIVVSDFISLELERGNPRLLIDFGSGTLELRVKTKKSLDDGEWHRLDIFWDTENVRMIVDFCRSADIQEMEDGTPPEFDDSTCQATGTIPPFNEYLNVNAPLQIGGLYIEHFDPTHYHWQYMPIGKGFDGCIRNLIHNSKLYDLAHPGLSRNSVAGCPQTEEICNQADTTSRCWEHGNCVGSFSEARCQCQPGWTGPACNLPTTPTSFRPQSYVKFALSFEPDRFSTQIQLRFRTREPHGELFRVSDQHNREYGILEVKDSHLHFRFNLNSLRTEERDVWLNSVAVDDGQWHIARVSRYGSAATLEIDGGEGRRYNETFTFDGHQWLLVDKQEGVYAGGKAEYTGVRTFEVYADFQKGCLDDIRLEGKHLPLPPAMNGTQWGQATMARNLDRNCPSNNPCVNVHCTEPFVCVDLWNEYECTCGEGLVLSSDNKGCVDKNECLYFPCRNGGSCVNREPGYRCHCPEGFWGENCELVQEGRTLKLSMGALAAILVCLLIIMILVLVFVVYNRRREAHIKYPGPDDDVRENIINYDDEGGGEDDMTAFDITPLQIPIGGPLPDHVPSKLPYPLMGVGLGVGPMGVGVAPAVGVALPGETNVGMFIEEHKRRADSDPNAPPFDDLRNYAYEGGGSTAGSLSSLASGTDDEVHDYDYLGAWGPRFDKLADLYGPDLDEQL; encoded by the exons CATCGCGTATTCGATACGAGATCACGAGCGGGAACATAGGGGGTGCGTTCGCAGTCAAGAACATGACTGGCGCCATCTACGTGGCGGGAGCGCTCGACTATGAAACGAGGAAACGG TACGAACTGAAGTTGGCTGCATCGGACAACCTTAAAGAGAACTACACGACCGTTGTGATTCACGTGAAGGACGTGAACGATAATCCCCCCGTGTTCGAGAGACCCACATATCGAACCCAAATCACCGAGGAAGACGACCGCAATCTTCCCAAGCGGGTGCTACAG GTGACTGCAACTGACGGTGATAAAGATAGACAACAAAACATCGTTTATTTCCTAACTGGTCAAGGTATTGACCCTGACAATCCTTCAAACAGCAAATTTGATATCAATCGGACAACGGGagaaatatttgttttgaag CCCTTAGACCGTGATCAACCCAATGGAAGGCCACAATGGAGATTCACAGTGTTTGCTCAAGATGAAGGAGGTGAAGGGCTTGTAGGTTATGCTGATGTGCAAGTGAATCTGAAAGACATCAACGATAACTCTCCGATTTTCCCGCAAGGTGTTTACTTTGGCAATGTAACTGAAAATGGAACGGCAGGCATGGTTGTAATGACAATGACTGCAATAGACTATGATGATCCTGCTGAAAGTAATAATGCTAAACTATGGTATTCTattgaaaaaaatgtaatagAAGAAGAAACAGGGTCACCAATTTTCGAAATAGAACCAGAAACTGGTGTTATCAAAACAGCTGTTTGTTGTTTAGATCGTGAAAGAACACCAGATTATTCGATACAAATAGTAGCGTCAGATGGTGGGGGGCTAAAAGGGACTGGAACGGCTTCCATCAGAGTCAAAGATATAAATGATATGCCGCCACAGTTTACCAAAGACGAATGGTTTACGGAAGTTGATGAAACAGATGGGACTAATTTACCTGAAATGCCCATTCTGACAGTAACTGTTCATGATGAAGATGAAACTAATAAATTCCAGTACAAAGTCATAGAGAATAGTGGTTATGGTGCCGACAAATTTACTATGGTTAGAAACAACGATGGTACTGGTTCTCTAAAAATTGTACAGCCATTAGACTATGAGGACCAGCTACAAAGTAATGGTTTTAGATTTAGAATACAAGTTAACGATAAAGGTGAAGACAACGATAATGATAAATATCACGTAGCTTATTCATGGGTAGTAGTTAAACTAAGAGATATAAATGACaataaaccacaatttgaacgGGCAAATATTGAAGTATCAGTCTATGAAAATGCTGAAGTTGGTAAAAGTCTTGAAACATTTAAAGCAACTGATCCAGATCAAGGTGGTAAAAGTAAAGTTTCATATGCTATTGATAGATCGTCAGATAGAAAACGGCAATTTTCTATAAATCAAGAGGGAACTGTCAGTATTCAGAGATCTTTAGACAGAGAGGACACTCCGAGGCACCAAGTGAAAATTCTAGCCATTGATGATGGCGTCCCACCAAGAACAGCAACAGCTACTTTAACTGTTATAGTGCAGGATATTAATGATAATGCACCTACATTCTTAAAAGATTATAGACCAGTTTTAACTGAACACATAACACCCAAAAAAGTTGCAGAAATATTAGCCACCGACGATGATGATAGATCAAAAAGTAACGGCCCTCCATTCCAGTTCAGACTTGACCCAGGTGCCGATGATATAATAAGAGCTTCATTTAAAGTTGAACAAGATCAAAAGGGTGCTAATGGGGATGGAATGGCAATCGTCTCATCTCTTCGCTCATTTGATAGGGAACAACAAAAAGAGTATCTTATtcctataataattaaagatCATGGTAATCCAGCGATGACTGGTACAAGCACTTTGACTGTTGTGATCGgagatgttaatgataataagaTGCAGCCAGGATCTAAGGAAATTCTTATGTACAGTTATCAAGGACAGTCACCAGATACTGAAATTGGAAGAGTTTACGTCTATGACTTAGATGATTGGGATTTACCTGACAAAAAGTTTTTCTGGGAAACGACAGAACATCCAAATTTCACCCTGAATGAAGAAACTGGTATGAtacaaatgaaacaaaaaacgAGAGAAGGTCGATACCATCTAAAGTTTAAAGTATACGATAGAAAACATACACAAACTGATGTACCGGCTAACGTTACTGTGTATGTTAAAGAAATATCTCACGAAGCTATTATAAGTTCTGGTTCCATACGAATATCTGGAATATCAGATGAAGATTTTATTCGAGTTTGGAATTATAAAACTCTTAGTGTATCTAGAAGTAAACTTgatatatttaaagataaaCTGGCAGACTTACTCAATACTGAAAGAGAAAATATCGATATATTTAGCGTCCAACTAAGAAAGAAACACCCACCCGTAACCGATATACGTTTTTCAGCCCATGGTGCACATTACTATAAACCAATCCGGTTAAACGGCATAGTTCTTATGCATCGAGAAGAAATAGAGCGGGCTGTAGGAATAAATATCACGATGGTTGGCATTGACGAatgtatttatgaaaatcaaatgTGTGAAGGGTCTTGCACAaatgaacttgacattagcAATGTACCTTACATGGTTAATGCCAATAAAACAGCCCTCGTTGGAGTAAGAGTCGATGTTGTCCCGCAGTGTACATGCGGAGCTAGAAACTTTACTCAGCCAGAAACATGTCGCACCTCACCTTGTTATAATGGAGGAAGGTGCATAGAAGGTAAATATGGTCTTACATGCTCATGCCCTCCAGGTTATACAGGACCGCGATGTCAGCAAACATCTAGAAGCTTCAAAGGCACTGGTTGGGCTTGGTATCCATCACTAGAGATGTGTGATAGTTCCCACTTAAGTTTTGAGTTTATAACAAGGAAATCGGAAGGAGTGTTACTTTATAATGGACCAATAGTACCGCCTGAACCGGAAGAAATAGTAGTTTCAGATTTCATTTCGCTTGAATTAGAAAGGGGCAACCCACGATTGTTGATTGATTTTGGTTCCGGAACGTTAGAGCTTAGAGTAAAAACCAAAAAGTCATTAGATGATGGTGAGTGGCATCGATTAGATATATTTTGGGATACTGAAAATGTCAGAATGATTGTAGATTTCTGTAGATCAGCGGATATCCAAGAAATGGAAGATGGCACACCACCTGAATTCGATGATTCCACGTGTCAAGCCACGGGCACAATACCTCCATTTAATGAATATTTGAATGTCAATGCACCTTTGCAAATTGGAGGATTATACATAGAGCATTTTGATCCTACGCATTATCACTGGCAGTACATGCCTATTGGGAAAGGTTTTGATGGATGCATAAGAAATTTAATACACAACAGTAAATTGTACGACTTAGCTCATCCTGGACTATCACGAAATTCTGTGGCTGGCTGCCCTCAAACTGAAGAAATTTGTAATCAAGCAGATACTACATCCAGATGCTGGGAACATGGAAATTGTGTAGGTAGTTTTTCAGAAGCACGATGTCAGTGTCAACCGGGATGGACTGGGCCTGCGTGTAATCTACCTACTACTCCTACTAGTTTTAGACCTCAAAGCTACGTAAAATTCGCCTTAAGCTTTGAACCTGATCGATTTAGTACTCAAATCCAACTGCGGTTCAGGACTCGTGAACCTCATGGAGAACTGTTTAGGGTAAGCGATCAGCATAATCGCGAATATGGGATTTTAGAGGTGAAAGATTCCCATTTACACTTTCGCTTTAATTTGAATTCCCTACGAACAGAAGAACGTGATGTTTGGCTTAATTCTGTAGCAGTTGACGATGGCCAGTGGCATATAGCACGCGTGAGTAGATATGGTAGCGCGGCAACCCTAGAAATTGACGGTGGCGAGGGACGAAGATACAATGAAACCTTTACTTTTGATGGTCATCAGTGGTTATTAGTTGACAAACAGGAAGGTGTATATGCTGGAGGCAAAGCTGAATATACAGGCGTTAGAACATTTGAAGTATATGCTGATTTCCAGAAAGGTTGCTTAGATGACATTCGATTAGAAGGAAAGCACCTGCCTCTGCCACCTGCTATGAATGGAACACAGTGGGGACAAGCGACTATGGCAAGGAATTTAGATCGGAATTGTCCATCAAACAATCCATGTGTGAATGTTCACTGTACCGAGCCGTTCGTATGTGTTGACCTCTGGAATGAATATGAATGCAC TTGCGGTGAGGGTTTGGTATTGTCGTCGGACAACAAGGGTTGCGTAGACAAGAACGAGTGTCTCTACTTCCCGTGTCGCAACGGCGGCTCGTGTGTCAACCGGGAGCCCGGCTATCGCTGCCATTGCCCCGAAGGTTTCTGGGGCGAGAACTGCGAGCTCGTTCAGGAAGGCCGCACGCTCAAGCTCAGCATGGGCGCGCTCGCGGCCATCCTCGTCTGCCTCCTTATTATCATGA TTCTTGTGTTGGTATTTGTGGTATACAACCGCCGGCGAGAAGCCCACATCAAATATCCTGGCCCCGATGATGACGTccgtgaaaatattataaactatgaCGACGAGGGCGGTGGTGAGGACGACATGACGGCTTTTGACATAACGCCTCTTCAGATACCGATCGGTGGACCCCTACCTGATCATGTGCCGTCAAAATTACCAT aTCCATTAATGGGAGTCGGGCTTGGCGT